From a region of the Limibacillus sp. genome:
- a CDS encoding D-alanyl-D-alanine carboxypeptidase: MVVRNLRAWGRMSLVGLAALLIGLSLGIRSAAALDTSAREAFVIDLSTDTVLLSKDADQVMPPASMSKIMTMYLVFERLKNGSLKLDDELPVSEKAWRMGGSKMFVEVGNRVRVEDLIRGIVIQSGNDACVVFAEAIAGSEEAFAAKMTEKARELGMETSQFANATGWPNPNHYMTARELAMLGAALIRDFPEYYHYFAETEFTWNDIKQHNRNPLLYQGIPGVDGLKTGHTEEAGYGLTASAERNGRRILVVVNGLASDRARAEEAGRLLEWAFREFESRELFTAGETVESVETWMGTADQVALTSNEDIRVTLPRSRSSDVTVKVTYEGPVQTPIEKGQHIADLRIEAEDMEPIVYPLVAADAVERQGPIGRFFTGITHMVLGSAGIN, translated from the coding sequence ATGGTGGTTAGAAATCTACGCGCCTGGGGGCGGATGAGTCTGGTGGGATTGGCCGCCTTGCTTATTGGGCTGAGCCTTGGCATCAGGAGCGCCGCTGCGCTCGACACCTCTGCGCGTGAGGCCTTCGTGATCGACCTCTCCACCGACACGGTCCTGCTCTCGAAGGACGCCGATCAGGTCATGCCGCCGGCGTCGATGAGCAAGATCATGACCATGTACCTGGTCTTTGAACGTCTGAAGAACGGCAGCCTCAAGCTCGACGACGAACTCCCGGTCTCCGAAAAGGCCTGGCGGATGGGGGGCTCCAAGATGTTCGTCGAGGTCGGCAATCGGGTGCGTGTGGAAGACCTGATCCGCGGCATCGTGATCCAATCAGGAAACGATGCCTGCGTGGTCTTCGCCGAGGCCATCGCCGGTAGCGAAGAGGCCTTCGCGGCGAAGATGACCGAGAAGGCCCGGGAGCTTGGCATGGAGACCAGCCAGTTCGCCAATGCGACGGGATGGCCGAACCCCAACCATTACATGACCGCCCGCGAGCTGGCGATGCTCGGAGCGGCGCTGATCCGGGATTTCCCCGAGTACTATCACTACTTCGCGGAGACCGAGTTCACCTGGAACGACATCAAGCAGCACAACCGGAACCCGCTTCTTTACCAAGGGATTCCGGGCGTGGACGGCCTGAAGACGGGTCATACGGAAGAAGCGGGCTATGGCCTTACGGCATCGGCCGAGCGCAACGGCCGGCGCATCCTGGTGGTCGTGAACGGCCTCGCGAGCGACCGCGCCCGCGCGGAGGAGGCCGGACGGCTTCTGGAGTGGGCCTTCCGCGAGTTCGAAAGCCGGGAGCTCTTCACGGCGGGGGAAACGGTTGAGAGCGTGGAGACCTGGATGGGAACCGCCGATCAGGTGGCCCTAACCTCAAACGAGGATATCCGCGTCACCCTGCCGCGCAGCCGCAGCAGCGACGTCACCGTCAAGGTGACCTATGAAGGGCCGGTCCAAACTCCGATCGAAAAGGGCCAGCACATCGCCGATCTCCGCATCGAAGCCGAGGACATGGAGCCCATCGTCTATCCTCTGGTCGCTGCTGATGCGGTCGAGCGCCAAGGCCCGATAGGGCGCTTCTTTACCGGCATCACGCACATGGTCCTGGGAAGCGCCGGGATCAATTGA
- the tmk gene encoding dTMP kinase — MSERGRFITLEGGEGAGKSTQQRLLVTALQSQGLEVIATREPGGSPGAEEIRTLLVKGDSLRWDGVSEALLHFAARRDHLRSLVWPALERGAWVVSDRFADSTLAYQGYGHGLDRKVYDQLYRIVCGDFKPDLTLILDLPVAAGLARAGRRGGGEDRYESMGAAFHERLRQGFLKIAEQEPARCRVVDASKDEAAVARALRAALDDALGTTLS; from the coding sequence ATGAGCGAGCGGGGACGTTTCATCACCTTGGAAGGCGGCGAGGGCGCGGGCAAATCCACCCAGCAGCGTCTTCTTGTGACCGCCCTGCAAAGCCAGGGGCTCGAAGTTATCGCGACGCGCGAGCCCGGCGGCAGTCCGGGTGCTGAGGAGATTCGGACGCTCTTAGTGAAGGGGGACAGCCTGCGCTGGGATGGAGTGAGCGAAGCCCTGCTCCACTTCGCCGCCCGCCGAGACCATTTGCGCAGTCTCGTCTGGCCCGCCTTGGAGCGCGGGGCCTGGGTCGTCTCAGATCGTTTCGCCGATTCCACGCTGGCCTATCAGGGCTACGGTCACGGGCTCGACAGGAAAGTCTACGACCAGCTCTACCGCATCGTTTGCGGCGACTTCAAACCGGACCTGACCCTGATCCTCGACCTGCCGGTCGCCGCCGGCCTGGCGCGCGCTGGTAGACGGGGAGGGGGCGAAGACCGCTACGAGAGCATGGGGGCGGCGTTCCACGAACGGCTCCGCCAGGGTTTCCTAAAGATCGCTGAACAAGAACCGGCCCGCTGCCGCGTCGTGGACGCCAGCAAGGATGAGGCCGCCGTTGCCCGCGCCTTGCGCGCCGCGCTCGATGACGCCTTGGGAACCACGCTGTCATGA